In Melitaea cinxia chromosome 21, ilMelCinx1.1, whole genome shotgun sequence, the sequence ATTGTCACTGCCCGGGGTAGTGTCTTTATTTTTGATGCAACTGTTTAGTTCATGAAGGGAAATCTCTGTTTCTAAAATAGAATTATGTGACGAAAAACTTGGCATAGCAGGAGATACATAGTCGGGTGCAAGATTTTTAAGAAGATTAATTACTTTCTCCCTATTAACGTAATTACTTGGCATTCTTTTGCCCTTAAACCATCTCAATTTATACCACATTTCACTTTGGTTTGACGACTCGCTTAAAGAATCACAAAATGTGTGCCAAGATTCGTCTCTCGCTTTGCGAAAAGATCTTTGCGCTTCGCGAACTTTATCTCTCAAATTATCCAGATTTCGAGGTATAGGATTACGTCTCAACTTGGCTAAGGCTAATCTACGTTCTGCCACCTTTTTAGAAAGGGCAGCATTCCAGTATGGCAGAGGACGAAACTTACTAGTAGGATTTAAACTCATTTTTATGTAAGGTATAAATTGGTCTGCTgctatgtttaaaaattttgtaaagttaTCGTAACATATTTgtagattttcattaaaattaaagtccATAAACAATGATTCCACGAAATTTGTGTACGACTCCCAATCTGCTATTTTATAGTTACGCCTATGAACAATACTaggtaaaacatttatttcggaagaaattttaatcaataggtGATCACTACCTAACGTTTCATTTATAGTGTTCcagataagttttaaaaatatgtcggtTGAAGCGAGAGATATATCAGGAGCAGACTGTTGGAGAGCGCCATTGACTAAACGTATCCGAGTTGGGCTACCATCGTTCAAGGGAGTAAATGGATGATCAATAAGTGCCTCAAAAATTTGCGACCCTCTTGTATCGGTTTTATTGGACCAATTCGTATGGTGACCATTAAAGTCGCCAAGAATAAgagactttttatttaatttacaaaacaggTTTTCCCACATTTGCTGTGTTGTACAAGCCGAAGGAGGACAATATACTgatataacattattaattacatcacaattaaataattttataccgaCCATCTCTATAGAAGAATCCAAATCGTTAAGAACCATTTGTTCTGCTTTAATTGACCTGTGTACAAACAATGCAACACCTCCATAAGAATCAGACCTATCAGCTCGAAAAATATTGTAAtccttaagttttaaaattgtattcgaATCAAGCCACGTTTCACTAACAGCAGCAATATGTACCTTTTCCTGAACAAGGATATTTTGAAATGACAATATCTTAGATTTGATGCTTTGAGCATTCCATTGAATGATGTTTAGTTTTAGATTTCTACTGTTTTTATCCattgttatttacaaaaaaatcataaactaGCTTAAATAAAGATCTTTCCGATATAAATTCTGTAGCTAACAATATTAACCATTCCAAACAACATTTCACTGACATGTATATTTTTTCCTGAATAGatatttccttaataaatataatatcctttaatctagtaaaaagttctttaaattttactttgttatcTGGTTGTTGTTCCTTTTCAGTTTCCATTGAATCTAATAAAATGTCGCCTGTAAATTCACTTCTCTCACTTTctatatttcttctttttttagttCTTGAATGTTTCGTTTTGTTGACAGTATTGTTTTCAGGTAAAATAATCGTATCATCAATTCTATGAAAATCAGCTTCCACTTTAAGGATTTCAGCATAAGTCGGCGTGTCAtgcgtttctttgtttttttcgtTGATATTCGATGGGTTATTATCAAATAACCTTCTTTCCGTATtagattcattttttttcatcgaaaatttaaaaaagtcaaattCAGGTTTAGGTTCCACTACATCAGGGGTTGGAGGTACATAGACAGTAAGAGCTTTTTTGTATGTACAATTATATTCTGCCATTAATTCCCTTAATTTCTTCTCCTTTAAAAAAACTGGACACCGTTTTGATAGGGCCATATGATCGCCTTGACAGTTAATACATTTAAACACTGTCGTTTCGCAATTGGCATGCATACCACCACATTTAGGGCAAACAATTTTAGTGTATGGGCATCTTTTGGCCATATGACCTAATTTCCAGCATTTCGAGCACTGAGAAACAGGAAATACGTAAgggtttacttttatttttaaaccatcTACAGAAACAGACGAAGGTAAATAGCTACCTCTAAAACCCAAACGAACACACTCACTCGGAATCCACCCACTTTCACTTGAAGATCCACGTCGCTTAAGACGAAGAACGGATACTATTTCGACGTTATTTTGGCATGACAAATTTTGCACTATCTCATCTTCTGACAATTCTAAGTCAACATTTTTAATGACACCGTATGAAATATCTTTTTCCATTGCTTTGTATATTCTCCAAcctttatcaataaaaactttacaatttttaattttttcaacattaatttcatttaatacatCCAAACGTATTTTATAGGGACTAATGTGTTTAACGTTTTCTAtgccaataatattattttcttttagtaaTTTTGCTATCGCGAATTGTTTCGGTAGAATTTCTGAGCTAGTGATATATACTTCAATTTTATCGATCGAAGCTTTtgccttttttttctttctaattaCTGTAGACCATACCTCTCTTTCATCCTCTATTCTCATTCTCTTTTCTGCCCTTAAATTTATCTCCTCTGTATTCTCCGACAAATATTCCATAATTCCGTCTTCTTGGTATAAGTTCTCATCCATTATTGGTAGCAAATCATTTACTGGACTACTACAAATCTCCGTTGTATTGATCATGTCATTCTCATTAGTAACGTTTGTGTCCGGATTCATTGTAaacaactattatttattatcgccGCTACGCACCGGCCGCCAGGTAGAAAACCCGACGATGACCCGGACCGCACGGcgataactattattattcaattcgtttgtaaacaattttaaacaaaaacacgaCTACTTCACACGAATACCGTGAAATGACTGTGATTTATTGATTTAAGCGTCACTAATGGAACGTACACAACACACATTACAgcttaatattgaaaaaaaacatGCAACACTTATTTcttttctgttattattttattaaaaatacaaaaaggaTGAGGATCAAatgaatactttaaaaaaatagatattgaaagaatgaaattgtaaataaatatcttttaacatatGCCCATCGTCATCTAGCTTCTAAGCTAGGCAACTTAACCTGTCTTATAGATAATTTCTTAAGGATATTTTTATCACCTACCAAATATGAGACGTAATGTTGAAAAGGGACACATTTATCGCCTAAAAAGGCAATGGGCTTAAATAGGtgataaaaatttgtatgaaagttcatTACACTAGCTAgatttgactagcccattggcgcagtttgtaatagCCCTACTTTCTGTTGgatgggttgcgggttcgatttcccgctgagtctgggtgtaaaatttgtagaatattaatatttatagaatatgtattatttctatgtaaggTAGCGCTGGTATCGGTAAGtaactctgaaactactgaaccaattattagcaaattttgtaagcatctctAATTTGAACCAACTTGGGatatagggtagtttttatctcaattggtggcgctgctattggtatgtcaGATAACAAATTTAGTAGCTGTTTTCCGAACAGGACAAAGTCTGCCTGGTCCGATagtttctatgtatatttataaaaaaaaaagttagtaatAACAGTCTGCTGTTACTCATAACACAGATGTTAAGTTGCTAACCATAAGAACGGACGACTGTGCGTGCGTATGCGCGTGcgcgcgtgtgtgcgtgtgtctgtgtgtaataagatatattattatttaagaattacTAAGAATTGTATTTTGGTACTTATAAGAACCCCAACAACACCCGAACAAAGTCACAAGGTAGTTAACATAAGTTTGGTTATATTACAGCCTCTCTGGTGGGAATACATCTGGTGTTTTTCACTACTACTCTCATTTCTCGGTCTGTCTGCAATCAAACGAAACAATATAAAGTATTTACGTAGATACGTATATGGTATTATGGGTCTGGGTCTCGGACCGCTGTTATACTGTGTGATATACTACTGTGGTGATGTCTATCAGTATCTGACTTtagatgaagatgaagacgacGATGATATACAGATGTGGCAGGTGGggatatgtttaaatattaattcataatttatatgTGTTATCAACAAGCATATTTAGTACCAGATACATACAAGTAATATGGTATGTTATGTGTAATATAACAATATGAAGCGATGAGTAAAGTTGCTGTTCATGAGACTTTAAAGGTCTATAGATGACAAAGCAAAAAGCAATAGTTTTTCAAACAACATTTAATATAACAAGGTCGCCAAATAAGCTTACgactcacatgatggtaagcgattactgtagcttatagactgcaacaccagaagcatcgcaagcgcgttgccgaccctatccacaatcttccccaggagttctgctcaccttactcaccaacaggaacacaacactgattaAATACAGTATTATCATCTGtgaggtcgagatactacctcAGTTGGACTGTTccatatgttattttttataagcacTACATATTTAGTGATGATTGTTTTATTGCAGTTGAGTCTTTATTGTGTGATAAgatcatatttatataagtatattttatctgtTTCAGGGTTATCCGTACGGTCTATTGTGGTACGCATTCGTACTGTTAGCATCTCAAGTTCACTTTTTCCAATTATACTTCTCATACAACTTACTCAAAGCCTGGCGAGCGCGGGGCGCTTACAGGAAAGCTGAgtgaattatttataagtaaaacccCATGTATACAGTATGTTGTAACGGTGTAAGGTATTCCTGTGTGATCAAAATGTAGTACAGTTTTCTATAAGCTTCCAAATTTGTCTGTAAATCATTATCTTTTGGCTAGAGTTGCCAACGTTTAAGTTTGTAAATTAGTGAAGATGTCTCAACAGATATGAAAGTACGAATAAttcttacaatatatttaactatttttaaattttttctacgTCCTTTATACGTTAGTGTCGGATctttaaacctacacctaggtcgcaagtcctgggaactgctctgagtttctccttctgccacacgatggaccaGACACCCAcacggtgaatccatggaaTGTTAAGAAGTTTGTCTCTCAACGACGGAGTCACCTAAGATTTACAGTTAAGTCTGTTGTATATAGCTAATATCCTCAAGTcttctcaacattttttttttcaaaacaattttgaatatcatatcaaaaatcgaccgttccagcgaggatcgaacccgcgtctccgactgaccgtgtcggcgctctagccaattaagctatggaacgatgtacccgctaaagcgaaatttttgatatgatgatttttatattcggtctcggagctctttacagagacccgtaactattcaaactttcatattacaatgaaaatctttgacaggagacgatgCCGTGCTATTttgtaatatctacgatttttctaggaattaggaattctaaacatttttgaatatcatatcaaatttttttttttcaaattggtcGATTTTAAAGTCACCTACGAGCTGTACCTAGTACTGCTTCATTTTTTTCACTTATAATTTCGACAATGGTTTTTTATTAACACTTCTTCTTCTTAGTCGCACACTTTTGTCAGAGTGGTGGTGGCTGCGCTGACGAGGTACATAGTGGGGTGTTTGGTGGGTCGATAATATTTTCGAGGGTAGCTCTCCTGGCGATATGCTTCCATTTCCCTCTGTTGGAGGCGTCGCGAGTACACTGGACCACGGTGGACTCAGTAGCCCTTGTGATGACGTCTATCCAGCGGGTTGGCGTTCGACCGCGTGCTCTCTTGCCTCCCACCTGGCCCTGCACCACTAGTTTCTCCATCGAATTTTCATTTCTAGAGATGTGCCCAAAGAACTTCAGTATTCGTAGTTGTACAGCTGCTGATAGTCTGTCTTTGATACGAAGTTCTCTGAGGATGGATACGTTGGTGCCAAACGCCGTCCACGGGATCTTTAGGAGGCGTTTCCAGCACCACATCTCTAATGCGTAGATTTTACGGCGATCCTGCAGTCTCAGAGACCAGTATGTAGTAACATATTAGTAATTCTATTccatatttcaataaaattgatTCCTATTTTAATATCATGTTACAGTTGGAAGTTTATAAAAAATCGTACTTTACATAAGGGTTATGTCTTTATACCCATCTCTACTCATTGTTTTGTTCgtttgtttagtttttatactatattttatatttaaaattatttttatttagacatAGAACAGCATTACCACAGAAACGGCATGTGAATGGATTTCTTTGcacaaaatatattgtaaataattgtttttaaaaaaaattatatgccaTATCTGTTGTAATTGCGTCTCTGTTTACTAAATAAAGTGACTTGaacacattgtttttttttttgttttgattactTGAAATATTCGCATTTGCGTCCACACTTATCcataatttattatactgtAAAGTTATATGATTAAGTTCTGAAATATAAGTGTccataataagttttaataacgCCTAATTCATATTGTTGTCTATTTATGGCACTTGGttataaacttttttctatTAAGAAGAGAAGTTAGACAAGTTATGTGTGACATTatcttaaaattgaaatattttccttatttagagttgtaatattttttacgagACAGTAAAGTTTTGTTTATGGAATTTTATAAGTGTTTTGAGATATAGAAACTGTAGACTGTGCTTGAATTGGTCGCCTTTGAGTTATTAGCCTCACAATTTATGTGTGAGCCTAGTTCAGTTTTACTATCATAGTAGGTCAGAAAATTTGTacttctattttaattatttatttaaggtacCTACATGTTACAATTATTtaccaattgaaaaaaaaatcataacggCTAATCTAACTTCTACGCTACGGCACTATTTATGACATTTCAGAACTAAACTtcagtttttataatataatttaaggtATATAAAAGTCTATAGAAAATCAGACATTTCAAGAAGTTCTACATGAACACTAGTAGATAGGGATgtagttaaaatttatatgtctAGATTTAAATATGCAACTCACTGTAATGACAAaattaactattatattttatttatatttttacaaaaaaagtactctaaaattataaaatattttaaaaatttatttggtttaaaaatttaatgataatatttttataacaagcaACACTGACTCGATTTGCTGTATTTTGATATgagtaaaacttttttgttgGTATCGTTAATTTAGAGCAAATTGTAtggaattaaaattaacttataacGCTCAATGTAAGTGTAATGTATTGAAAAATTTgtcttaaaatatgtataaaattgagtaaatatatttatgaaagatTTTGTCAGGAAATTTCTAACAGAAAATGTTacgtaaactgaaaaaatacGATTTTTCCATTCGCCCCAATAAGGCCTCTTTTgtatacaaaaactttttttgtattttgtatatatgtcacgataagttttttaaagttgaaagaatattatatattttgaaatattaatttgtttttggtcattattttgttctattttctattttactgCCATGAGTTCGAGTGAATTTGTTTGttgttataattcttttttgtttataattttaaaagacatattatattatatgtaaaattacaTAACGCGTTGTAAATATAACACAGTAtataaatgtacttaaaattattgaaaataaagtgtCTATTTTAGATAAATCTATTagaatgttttatatgtttCGAATATAGTTACCTAAGTGTACTCTGAGtgtgtaattattgtaataaatatttgaatgtatatAACCTGATTTATTTATGTTCAGTATATTGTTATGTTTCACGTGTACAACAGTACAACTTCTTGATTTAAACGATAACGTAGGACATGACCTGCTATATGACCaaaacatttatcaaaaaattgaaaatacatCGACTGCTCACAAAGACTAGGTAGTAGctgtatctatacatataataaaatggtaggaaagtcaaaactgtactttgaattttttttttaaagaatacttggggtgtgatttacaaacgataccgaagccaaaaatatagtttttagaatttttgtccgtttgtctgtatgtatgtccgggataaactcaaaaagtactgcatggatttacttcaaacaTAT encodes:
- the LOC123664066 gene encoding protein jagunal — encoded protein: MASRGGVMVTGTNGADYEHREKIAAQYQISALNKSRLKYCVFFHHLLFLVMLAKLSADILDKLDIFILEIEELQIPQPLWWEYIWCFSLLLSFLGLSAIKRNNIKYLRRYVYGIMGLGLGPLLYCVIYYCGDVYQYLTLDEDEDDDDIQMWQGYPYGLLWYAFVLLASQVHFFQLYFSYNLLKAWRARGAYRKAE